TTCCCCATAAAACCCTTCCAACCCGATTTCCAGCATGTGGTTGCTATCTATGGATTTTACATGATCAGCCATTTCCGCGATCCAATTCTGTCACAGTAACAAATTAACGCTTGCAGGCATTAGATGTTTGAAAAAACAGCAGCAGTTATATATATGGATGGAAACCTTGCAGTGATGTCGAACATACAATCTAGCGGCAAAAGGATGAGCTAGTGTTATATATGAACCTGCAGTGTCCTGCCCGAGAGGTCACTTTGGCAGCGGGGTTCGTTTATGAGTTCCCATGCAAAGATGGTAGGATCATCTTTGTACGCTACTCCCGTGATCGTGTTGACCCTCGTCAGAACAGTCTGGATATATCGATCGAGCAAGACACAAGTAATAAGTATCGGATTTAATAATTCGGAAATCCGTGAAATAGATTATTGGTCACCTTGACATGGTCCTGTAGAGCTCTTTGACGACGTCGTTCGAATAAAATTCATCATCGGAGCTCAAGGACTGCCCCATGTCCTTGGCCCACTGAACGTACTGCTTCCTCCCACCAAAATCCGCATAGTTATTCACAAAACTGAGTATCAGATACACTCCATGCTTCTTGGCCTCGGAGATTACAAAGTCCAAACCCTGAAATAATAATGCCAAAAGAGTTGTTATTATCATGCATGTATAGCTAAATCTTTCGCGTGAAAGATATGAAtcaaccctatatatatatatatatatatatatatgaatcaatccATATCTACCCATACCATATGCGTGCATACTTTCTTAATTTTGAACAAAAAATTACATATGCAAAGAGCATAATCATGAGTTGGAAAAGCTAGCTGCATGCGTGGCAATTAAGATTGAGTTGATCGTATAACCGGCTATCATAAAACTTACATGTCTAGTTGGTGGGTAAAAAGAAATTAATGAACTCATGCAACCAAGTATTTAGATTTATATGCTCCTCGGCTACGGTAAGCTGATGAGAAGAAGTTGCCATATGATATATGGGCATTATATATATGTACCTCGAACATTTCCTCGTTGTAAGAACCAGGTGAGTACTGCAGAGCGCCGTCCCCACCATCGCTGAAGGCCCAGGTCCTGATCACGCTCATTCCAAAGCTGGAAGCTTGTTGGAAAGTAGAAGACACCTTGTCCCTTTGCGTTGGGTCCGAGGCCTTGAGCATCAGCCAGTACGCATTAAATCCATTTGAGAAGAACGGCACCCCATTCACGACAAAATGCGTGCCGCCGGTCCTCGCGAAGCTCGACGAATCGCCGGTGCTACCATGACGGAAGGCCAACAGAGCAAAGAGAACCAGGCTGCAAAAGACTCGTTTCTCCACCATGATCCTGCTTCGAACTAGCTAGATATATAGTGAGACGTAACAATATGGATGGTTGtgttatatatgtgtatatatcaaCAAAATCAAAGGTTGATCGATGATCCGAGCTGCATAATGGTGAGAGCTCTCACGGTGGAGGATGATTTATATAAAGTACGAAGGCATGCAAGAGGACCAAAGAGGAGGTTACCTATGTTACACCTGAAATTGGATATGCTAGCCCCACCAGATCGTTACGTGGAAAAGATATTGATTGCAATGGTAATATTACgtcaaaattattataatttaatcaaaaatcagAAATTGATGGTGAATATGGAATATCATTtataaaaattgatgaaatatataatattttattaaatataaatatttttatttttttataataaatttgacGTAATATCATCGTAAATATTAACGGATAAGTAATAACGTGCATGGCCACCGAAAGACGCAACCTCCGGCTTTTCACGTTCTTATCTTTCAAATGAATCAGTGGATAGCATGAGAGGAAAAACGAGAGGGTAATTTAAAGGGTGCGTACGTCTTTCCAGTGTCGATTAGGCCGTTAGATGGCGGCGACGTCGACGGCTGCATCATAGCCATCTTTATCAAcacggagagagagagggagagagtaaCTTTACGGTTTGTACCTCGTATCTTTCGGGAGTTTTTTTTGTTCCCTTGCTAGTACCAACCTCCAGTTTGAGTAGACGCTTGAGTCTCAGTGTCGTGCGGGGCAGCTTCCTACCCTTAAACTATGCCGATTGGATTGTAGTACCTTCCACGTGATAGCCATGCATCACGCACGAAATCAGTAAAAAGAGTTTCCCTTTTTTTAGCTTTTATGTAAAATTGAGTTTCCTTGTCTTTATTTGCAGAGAATTACCAAAATTAAAGGTAAAAAGATTTTCTTCTCGGAAAACAAAATATCTAATTAATATAGAAAGTTACTCAACAGAATGGAATTCTGCTGCAACTTGATAGCAACGGTAACAGATAACGTTTAGCTCAACTTGGAGCATCTATATCTTTAAAACTGTTGGAGTGCCTCTGCATCCTTTGGGCGATCGGCTCCAGCATGATTCTATCTTTAGTAGTTTTTTGCTTTTTCACTTTCTAACCGACAACACTTTCATCCTTACCCTTACCAGAGCAAGTTCGTTCctttattttctctttagttATTGAACAACAtcattcctcttttctttttcttttttttaactattttacTTCATTTTAAGCATGTGTAATACATGTCCTAATTAAGAATTTTACTATAGTACTCCGGAAGATATTTTAGTTCTTTTAttgtttatctattttttatcattaaattaaACATGAATTATTTAGATTTCAACTAATTAAAGTATCCATATGCATGATTGATAcgataaatatttcaaagatTACGATTAATTCATGTCacgattaaattaattttttttctaaaaaatcttCATCGTCGGCCACGAAAGCAAAAGAACTGTGGGTGGGATGGTGGTGGCGCGAAAAAGCAGTCAGTCGAGGGAACCGCAAGCACACGTGAGGTGGGGGGCCATGGAAGCCACCGACGTCGGAGGTGGAGGAACCGCAAGTGTGCAGGGCTAGGGGAGTATTGCAGAAGCTGCGGACATTAGAGATGGGGGCCCGAGGCGGGAGGGTGGGGATGGTGCAAAAGCCGCGAGTGTCTGAGAAGGGGGTTGGAGAGGGGTGGGAATTGCGGGCACGCATGGGGCGGAGCCAGGGGAGGGGGGCCACGCAGAAGCCAATGGCACTAGCGGGGGCGGAGGGGGGGGTCTGGGCGCAAAAGCCACGGGTGCCAGAGAGACGGGCCGTGGAGGGGTTGGAACTACGGGGCATCGAAAAGGGGGGCCGGAGGGGGTGGGAACCGTAGGCGCGCATAGGGGGATGGAGCACCGATGCCACCGGTGCCAGAGAGGAGGCACAAGGGCAGAGGAGCCATGGACAGACCAATGGGGGACAGAGGAGGCGCAGGTAGCACGGACAGGGGGTGGAGGGGGTGGCGGGTCCGAAGAAGCAAGGCCGGGCataggaaggaagaagaaaaagataataataaaaaaatattattttttaaaaaataaaaaatataaaaataataatatgaaatattttaaatattttttataataaaatattataaaaaaaagtatcccagCAAAACTCACTAATTAAATACTTGCAGAGGCTGGAGACCAGCTCCCACGATGATCATCTGATCCAATTCACATGCACAAAATGCAATGAGCGATCTTCTGGTTCGTGGCTCTCACAAGGCATGCAATGGTAATCATCAGAGCATAGGTTTCCACAACATACCAACACTATATGCACCAACTTACTTCACTGTAGCAATTATTATGGAGAAAAACACGACGCCTAGAAAATTTAAGGGAAAGTAGCTTGTCAATAGGGCGAAAGACAAGCAAAGATATTCGTAAATTACTACTTAAATATTTAGTTTGATAACTAGCTAGATTGATCttgtttaaataatatttaagctAATTTTGAACACTTTGGGTTTGCAAAAACAAAGAGAAGTTCTACCCCATCCAAAAACAAGCTTGTCCAAGCTCGGTCTATTTAGCAAATTAGTCGAAGATCTGCACGTTGCACGGGATCGGAAgtacgaaaataattttttaaatattactatcttatttttaattattcagATGTTGTTGTTTAcagaattataatatataatatttgacAGTTAGAAATATTAATGTGCTTATACTGATGGAAAAATAATGTGAAGCAACTAATTAACATGAAATTAAGGAAACATAGACCTCTGCAACAGTGCAAAAAGAAGCAACAATGAATAAGAAAGAACAATTTCACATCTTACATATGAGAAGGAAATGTCATGTATCTATTAAATAGAAGTTAATATATATTACAACTTTTGAGTTCCAAATGCATAACACATGCCCTCATGGTTTActcaaataattgaaaaaatgGATTTCTGAAACAACAATTCAGAGAATATCAACTGCATAGTAATTCAACATCATACAAAAGGATCAATAAAACATCAACAACATATCAAAAGAAGCATTTCCAACATTTAAAAGATATACATTATACTGGCCCCAAATTCTTCTATCAGTTTTCACAAATGATAATTACACAATATAAAGAATAGAATACCAGTTATCATAACAATCATTCAGAAAAgacaaaaaaggaaagaaagataaCAAAGCATAACCCAGGAGAATTTCTTGTTACGGACATGCAGATATGCATAAGCCTGCGAAATAacaattttttcttaaattttattatcttatATCAGTGAATGATTAATTTCAACAAAATAATTACAAAAACCACTACcaaaattggatttttttttttttttgaagtaaaaCAGTACCGGGGGTTTGGGATGGTGGGGGTGACCCTTTGAGAGGTTATAGCCAACCTgctccataattttttttctatttttttctctctttttttcactcATTATGATATAGTGGAACAAAACACGGACATGTCAACATATTTGCCCACTCACACCATCTTTTAATTTAATACCCtaccaaattcattttttttctcctaTATATTTTTCGGTACAACATAAGATGCATCTTCTTCTCTCCTATCTAATCCAAGCTCTCCACCATCCTCCTTACCATGCACAGCCGACCATCCCTCTTTTAATATCCTGCCAAAGCCAggtaagaaaataatatttttaattaataataataataaaataataatatttttttctttcttcctctcgcTCCTcagatatcttttttctttttcttttttccccttctcttcctcccgcCGCCTCCCCCCCACCCCCGCCCCTGCCATGTGAGGCCCAAGTTGTGGCCGTCCGCGCCATCCTCGTAGCGGCCGCACCCCACCACCATCCATGCCACACTCGACCCCGGCACCACCAAACCcggccccctcccctcccccgacTTCAGTGCCACCAACCCCCCTCACCTCCCCTCCCCAGCTTCAGATGCCTCTCGTGGCTTCCCCACCCCGGGCTCCATGGCTCCACCTCATCCACTGTGAAAGTGGGCATCTGCGAGGcttgaagcaaaaaaaaatgaaaatgctaccgaagaaaaaaaatagaggggaAGGAAAGCACCTGAGGGAGGAGCACGGACAAAGGGGTGCGGACGGTCGTCGGTGCTCACACACAACTGCAGGGGCTCGAGTTCACTAGGGCCGGGAGAGGGAACAGGAGGGGATAGCGACGAGGCGGGGCCACGGAGGGTGTGGGGGGCGGTCAGCAGTCCTGGTTGGGAGACTTGGAGCGGCTTAATATGGAAGCTTCGATGGTGGTGGCTAAGGTTTTGTGTTGGTaagttttattctttttttttctttctatttctctttttttcgAATATATGGGAAGGAAAGCACCTAAGATGGATAGAGGTGGGTGGAGATCCGTGAGGAAGGAAGGCGATGATGGAGGTGGCCGTTCGTGAGAGCTCGATAAGAAAGGAGACCGACGGAGACCGACGAGAGGTGGCATCAAGCAGAGAAGGAGGAGGTCCAAGCAAAGTAGAGAGGAGGTCCACGTGAGGTAGCAATTAAAGGATCGGGTGGTGCATCAGATCGGTTCAGATCAGAGGCAGTAGAATTCAAAAATTTTCGATCCGACCCGGTACATCAaacatagatctaaattagatcaataAACTATTTATATCAGCATATAAATATAaaacaacatgcaaatgatagggTGATCACATCACCTTGTACGAATAGAAGAACACCACCAGTCCGATAATCAGAGTATCCAAGGTTCACTGTTCAGCCATGCATACGTCCGACTCACAAGTATCCACTCGAGCCTGGTCTGAGATGCTCTCTCCTTCTTCAATCCATCTACACCTAGACGGATCCGCAAGCTCCTCGATCAGATTCAAATCTGATCTCCAACAGAGCTCCAATCGAAGCTAGATTGCAGCCTTCTAGTTTCTTATGCAGTTTTGACGGCTTTCGATACTTCGAACCCACCAAACAACGTGTCCAACACCCTTGGATGTGGAAGTGCTTCAGATATCAGAGATAGAAGAGGGAGGAGGCATGGAAAGGAGGAGAGGAGGCGTGAAAAAAATTCTATCAGCTGTAACCTCTTTGGTCTATCATAAAGAATCTCTTTTTATAcgaatctgatcaaatcagatgcCTTAAAACAGAAGGACTCTCTTAGATCCACCCTACTTTGATTTTTCTCTTGTTTTATCATACAAAACTAATAAAAAATTCAGACTGGCATGGAGATAGGATAAGATTGTTATCGCCTCATTCTAATCCaccttcaatttgaattcaaacagttTCAATTTGaagttgaattcaaatctgaatttgaatttaaagaagatcaaatctcttatcctcatccactagtggatgaagcttatccctctccctctcccttatcTAAATTTGGGTGACTCACATGGACCAAATCCATATGGGCGTGAGCCCTCATCATGGTCGAACAATATTGGGTGGCACCAACATTTGACGCCTCGtaaacccaatttaattaggTCAAAATCGAACCTTGGTGAACCAACATTTAGAACCCAATTTGAGCTTGCTTTAATTAGGTTAAATCCTATCTAATAGAAAATTCAAATCAAGTAGGAGaaaatagatttaaccatgtgctagcatgattttcttaaattCAAAACTAggactcaattgatcctaatccaattagactacacTTAGCCCAACTATGCAATCCAAAACTAAAACTTTtgtttgtgtgactccataggtccaattctgtctgatagtaagatatattgtgatctctatcaacaacatcatcgaaactcttttcgatagatcagaactcttttcaattcagtcaattagaattatcgaacatcgaaataattctaattgatcccacaatccatcagtgacacccagcaatatgtagtggcaacctagcagaatTGAAAGATAAACTTCTAGATACAATTATCgtgtgattcgattcttctatcgtgaaTCCAACAAAACTGAGGTCAAAGTAAATTCATCAAACCTCATATCTATCATATGATATAATCActtgattcgagtccgatgtgaaattcaataaaaaaaattttctatctttCACACTACCATGGACATGGACTtttggactcaatctcatgatttaCATAAGACTGCTCCTCTTCTATCGAGATCGAtaaattctatcttgatgcaATTCAATTCTTACAATGAACATACTggagccaacatacatctcaagacTCCATatagctaggagactgagttataatgtagtcaaactacagtacccTCAAGATAAATTACTGATGTACCTCATATCagagaactaaacacacaacCACAGCTATGAACATGATATTGATGAGAAGTTAGATATCTTTGTGACTGTTCGTaaatgatcacactcagtactcttgcTCTTAACAAACACCTATACTTTCACTCCGATGTCTACATACCATAgaatcaagactcatctatccgaagagagtgatcatacatcaatcttttggatcgatcaccatctccgtgatgatcttatgattgagagtaatttatgagttaactaagattagtatatgtttcaaattctcaactcttgagaatatgtgttatcttacccattaacccaatgaaaGATTTACAGACACTATTaaacataatataaataaaaataacccaattttattaatatcaaactcaaattataaattatatcctaCAAATATTTTACAAGTGTCAGTCAATTGACTTtcagggtatacatctaacaaactctcacttgacctaaagctaattggctacaaatctaagttccatcttctcaaggtggactttagtCTTTTGCTAGCTCAACGACTTCGTCAATGGGTCAGCCACGTTGTCCGTAGTATTGACTCTCTTCATCTCGATGTATCCTTTCTCAAGGTAATCGCGGATGAGGTGAAACCATCGCTTGATGTACttgaatttctgatgagacctcagctccttagttAGAACTATAGTGCCATTGTTATCATAGTAGAGAGGgacggcatctgatggcatcactccaagttctgcaataaattttttgaaccagaacaTCTCCTTCACAGCCTCTAATGCGGCGATGTATTCTGCTTCCATGATGGAGTCTGCAATCacagtctgcttggaactcttccaattggCAACACCACTATTAtacaaaaaaatacttttcaatatcgactttcgatcatcgatatcagatatgaagtctaaaTCAGTATACCCCTGCACCTTCAGTTCTCCATTACCAAACATCaggaatatatccttagtccttctcaaatacttaatgatacacttcacagaagttcagtgttcttcctctggattcgactgatatctatttGTAATACTCACAGTATGAGCGATATTAGGTCGTGTACAAAG
Above is a genomic segment from Elaeis guineensis isolate ETL-2024a chromosome 1, EG11, whole genome shotgun sequence containing:
- the LOC105037362 gene encoding putative mannan endo-1,4-beta-mannosidase 9, translating into MVEKRVFCSLVLFALLAFRHGSTGDSSSFARTGGTHFVVNGVPFFSNGFNAYWLMLKASDPTQRDKVSSTFQQASSFGMSVIRTWAFSDGGDGALQYSPGSYNEEMFEGLDFVISEAKKHGVYLILSFVNNYADFGGRKQYVQWAKDMGQSLSSDDEFYSNDVVKELYRRYIQTVLTRVNTITGVAYKDDPTIFAWELINEPRCQSDLSGRTLQNWIAEMADHVKSIDSNHMLEIGLEGFYGESDPEKKQFNPGYEVGTDFISNNMISGIDFATIHAYPDQWISSGSEDAQMAFLKSWIQSHTDDSGAIIKKPLMITEFGRSSKTSGYTEGERNAVYWAVYNMIFDSAREGGSCAGGLFWQVLTEGMDDLKDGYEIILSESSSTATIISQQSRRISILD